The Lycium barbarum isolate Lr01 chromosome 12, ASM1917538v2, whole genome shotgun sequence genome includes a region encoding these proteins:
- the LOC132623375 gene encoding F-box protein At1g47056, whose product MGQYSSTHCGGGPKHQHHRSTSDQSQLEFFSLVNSDEDEATIPSFFQDYTYNLPDECLALIFQCLSSGDRKKCSLVCRRWLLIEGQSRHRLALNAKAEILPFIPTIFSRFDSVTKLALRCDRKSVSLNDEALTLISLRCSNLVRLKLRGCRDVTDVGMSAFAKNCKSLKKFSCGSCMFGAKGMNALLDYCSTLEELSVKRLRSINDGFAADPIGPGAAASSLKSICLKELYNGQCFAPLIIGSKNLKTLKLLRCLGDWDRLFETIGSNRENHVVEIHLERLQVSDIGVTAISNCPKLEILHLVKTPECTDAGVVAVARKCKLLRKLHIDGWRTNRIGDEGLVAIAENSSNLKELVLIGLNPTSTSLLAIASNCQKLERLALCGSDSIGDPEVSCIATKCMALKKLCIKGCEVTDEGIESFALGCPNLVKIKVKKCKHVTGDVACWLRARRQTLSVNLDVGEIDIEPVDGSASDGGALEEAVEFQHTATTLPIIGTTDIPSTSNVGRSSVSRSWFGLFGGRSLVACSVRRWSNGDGDSSESL is encoded by the coding sequence ATGGGCCAATATTCATCCACCCACTGCGGTGGTGGGCCTAAACATCAACACCACCGTTCCACTTCCGACCAATCCCAGTTAGAATTTTTCTCCCTTGTAAATTCAGATGAAGATGAGGCGACGATTCCATCTTTTTTTCAAGATTACACGTATAACCTTCCCGATGAATGTTTAGCTTTGATCTTCCAGTGTTTAAGCTCAGGTGACCGCAAAAAATGTTCCCTTGTTTGCCGTAGATGGCTTTTAATAGAAGGTCAAAGCCGTCACCGTTTAGCCCTTAACGCAAAAGCTGAAATCCTTCCCTTTATTCCCACTATCTTTTCCCGTTTCGATTCCGTTACAAAACTTGCTCTCCGTTGTGACCGGAAATCCGTTAGTTTAAATGATGAAGCTTTGACCCTTATATCCCTACGTTGTTCTAATCTTGTTCGCTTGAAACTACGAGGTTGTCGTGATGTTACTGATGTGGGCATGTCTGCTTTTGCTAAGAATTGTAAGAGTTTAAAGAAATTCTCTTGTGGGTCTTGTATGTTTGGTGCTAAAGGTATGAATGCTTTGCTTGATTACTGTTCTACCCTTGAAGAATTATCTGTTAAGCGATTACGGAGTATTAATGATGGGTTTGCTGCTGATCCGATTGGACCCGGAGCTGCTGCTTCGTCGCTTAAATCTATATGTTTGAAAGAGTTATATAATGGGCAATGTTTTGCTCCTTTGATTATTGGTTCCAAAAATTTGAAGACTTTGAAGTTGTTGAGGTGTTTAGGTGATTGGGACAGGCTTTTTGAGACAATTGGAAGTAATAGGGAAAATCATGTTGTTGAGATTCATTTGGAGAGGCTTCAAGTTAGTGATATTGGAGTTACGGCGATATCAAATTGTCCGAAATTGGAGATTTTGCATTTGGTGAAAACACCCGAATGCACGGATGCTGGTGTTGTAGCAGTGGCTAGAAAGTGTAAATTGTTGAGGAAGCTTCACATTGATGGATGGAGGACAAATAGGATTGGAGATGAGGGTTTGGTTGCGATTGCTGAGAATAGTTCAAATCTTAAAGAATTGGTGCTTATCGGTCTGAATCCTACGTCGACTAGTTTACTCGCAATAGCTTCGAACTGTCAAAAGTTAGAAAGATTGGCACTTTGTGGTAGTGACTCTATTGGAGATCCTGAAGTATCTTGTATTGCCACAAAATGTATGGCCTTGAAGAAGCTATGTATTAAGGGATGTGAAGTGACTGATGAAGGGATTGAGTCTTTCGCTTTGGGTTGCCCTAATTTGGTGAAAATCAAGGTTAAGAAGTGCAAGCACGTGACgggtgatgttgcatgttggttaCGAGCTAGGAGGCAAACGCTATCAGTGAATCTTGATGTTGGGGAAATTGATATTGAACCTGTGGATGGTAGTGCAAGTGATGGTGGAGCACTAGAAGAAGCAGTAGAATTTCAACATACCGCGACTACACTGCCCATAATTGGTACCACTGATATTCCATCTACGAGCAATGTAGGTCGATCATCGGTATCTAGGTCATGGTTTGGCCTTTTTGGAGGAAGGAGCCTTGTTGCTTGCAGTGTCCGCAGGTGGTCAAATGGTGATGGTGATTCCAGTGAGagcttatga